Proteins encoded by one window of Planktothrix tepida PCC 9214:
- a CDS encoding anion transporter translates to MKFIFGIQYLVLALTYLGLALGIIPGLRMNRATISLVGSAFLVTLGILTLEEAWQAIDANTIIFLLSMMVVNANLAYSGFFQLFLNRLIRITHTPFGLLVVLTFSCGLLSALFLNDTIALVFTPLILSLIQTLRLNPIPYLLALGAATNIGSVATINGNPQNILIGSFSQIPFLEFAQVLTPVAILGLMVQIALLWLFYPDVRSLKPLVIPPRIRVKMVRPLLIKTVVITSGLFVAFIAGYPLGISALTAAALLLMTRRIKPEKILKQVDWDLLVMFSGLFILTAATERLNLLQIFTPFAETTAGLLGVTVILSNLISNVPAVLMMQPLINPQDTKSWLMLAAASTLAGNLTLFGSVANLIIVESAAKLRYKITFIDHLKFGVPVTLITLLIAYFWIELTVAL, encoded by the coding sequence GTGAAGTTTATTTTTGGGATTCAATATTTAGTTTTAGCTTTAACTTATCTAGGATTAGCATTAGGAATAATCCCTGGTCTTCGGATGAACCGAGCGACAATTTCTTTAGTTGGTTCAGCTTTTTTAGTTACTTTAGGTATTTTAACTTTAGAAGAAGCTTGGCAAGCCATTGATGCCAATACGATTATCTTTTTATTAAGTATGATGGTCGTTAATGCTAATTTAGCTTATTCCGGTTTTTTCCAATTATTTCTCAATCGTTTAATTCGGATTACTCATACTCCATTTGGATTATTAGTTGTTTTAACTTTTAGCTGTGGGTTGTTGTCTGCTTTATTTTTAAATGATACAATAGCCTTAGTATTTACCCCTTTAATTTTGAGTTTAATTCAAACTCTACGCCTGAATCCTATTCCTTATTTACTTGCTTTAGGAGCGGCGACTAATATTGGTTCTGTAGCAACAATTAACGGGAATCCTCAGAATATTTTAATCGGTTCTTTTTCCCAAATTCCCTTTTTAGAATTTGCCCAAGTCTTAACTCCCGTTGCGATTTTGGGGTTAATGGTACAAATTGCCTTATTGTGGTTATTTTATCCTGATGTTCGTTCCTTAAAACCGCTTGTGATTCCTCCCCGAATTCGGGTGAAAATGGTTAGACCTTTATTAATCAAAACCGTTGTGATTACCAGTGGATTATTTGTTGCTTTTATAGCAGGATATCCATTAGGAATTTCGGCATTAACGGCCGCTGCTTTATTATTGATGACTCGTCGCATTAAACCCGAAAAAATCTTAAAACAAGTGGATTGGGATTTATTAGTGATGTTTTCGGGTTTATTTATTCTCACCGCCGCCACGGAACGCTTAAATCTGCTACAAATTTTTACACCCTTTGCGGAAACTACCGCCGGACTGTTAGGAGTAACCGTAATTCTTTCTAATTTAATTTCTAATGTTCCGGCGGTGTTAATGATGCAGCCTTTAATTAACCCCCAGGATACGAAATCTTGGTTAATGTTAGCAGCAGCATCTACCTTAGCCGGAAATCTAACATTATTTGGTTCCGTTGCGAATTTAATTATAGTAGAATCTGCTGCTAAATTGCGTTATAAAATTACATTTATAGACCATTTAAAGTTTGGTGTTCCTGTTACTTTAATAACGCTTTTAATCGCCTATTTTTGGATTGAATTAACAGTAGCTTTGTAG